A part of Bacillus rossius redtenbacheri isolate Brsri chromosome 1, Brsri_v3, whole genome shotgun sequence genomic DNA contains:
- the LOC134534485 gene encoding activity-regulated cytoskeleton-associated protein-like: MTPRPFRGQDHEDPVKQLQHWEQALQTQGIPQGEWIDHVGGLLMGEAIGWWKSHEGLYDTWEDFASSFANQFGSLPRIAELTAQLFSRKQKDSEEIESFLARKKKLYERLYPDRNVKEFLPTALELVRPNLRPFLRHPPPKDWAELHLRATAVQRDYQEIRSTPTGKVNTYPTREEKPVSRQEVPKCWYCPERHFNAECPVRRQQRDTQEKKPLQGNA, translated from the coding sequence ATGACACCGAGGCCTTTCCGGGGACAAGACCATGAGGATCCTGTCAAACAGCTCCAGCACTGGGAGCAGGCCCTACAGACCCAGGGGATTCCCCAGGGCGAATGGATTGACCATGTCGGAGGACTACTAATGGGAGAAGCTATTGGATGGTGGAAGAGTCATGAAGGACTTTACGACACCTGGGAAGATTTCGCCTCAAGTTTCGCCAACCAGTTCGGCAGCCTGCCACGAATCGCGGAACTTACTGCCCAGTTGTTCAGCCGCaagcagaaggacagcgaggagATAGAGAGTTTCCTCGCCCGCAAGAAGAAACTATATGAACGCCTCTACCCTGATAGAAATGTGAAGGAATTCCTTCCTACGGCACTGGAATTGGTCagacccaacctacggccattcctCAGACATCCACCTCCCAAGGATTGGGCAGAGCTACATCTCCGAGCAACCGCAGTACAACGGGACTATCAAGAGATCCGGAGCACTCCCACGGGAAAAGTGAACACCTACCCCACTCGGGAAGAGAAACCTGTCAGCCGCCAGGAGGTACCAAAATGCTGGTACTGCCCTGAGAGGCACTTCAACGCAGAATGCCCGGTCCGACGCCAACAGCGGGACACCCAGGAAAAGAAGCCCTTGCAGGGAAACGCATAA